From a single Mycolicibacterium moriokaense genomic region:
- a CDS encoding PPOX class F420-dependent oxidoreductase, translating to MKLNDAARDLIGAGTDAVLVTLNPDGSPQVSTIWMALESTPDGDELVAAHLSEYRKTRNVRRDPRVAVTILAKERPGQLRDYLSITGTARIEEGGAPELLKRLAKVMLGSDEHFPPPNAPAGLLTRVRIDKVGGVGPWVS from the coding sequence ATGAAACTCAACGACGCGGCCCGTGATCTCATCGGAGCGGGCACCGATGCCGTGTTGGTCACTCTCAATCCGGACGGCAGCCCTCAGGTCTCCACGATCTGGATGGCGCTGGAATCCACCCCGGACGGCGACGAGCTCGTCGCCGCGCACCTCAGCGAGTACCGGAAGACCCGCAACGTGCGCCGCGATCCCCGCGTGGCCGTCACGATCCTGGCCAAAGAACGACCCGGTCAGCTGCGGGATTACCTGTCGATCACGGGCACCGCGCGGATCGAAGAGGGCGGCGCACCCGAACTGCTCAAGCGGCTCGCCAAGGTGATGCTAGGCAGTGACGAGCACTTTCCGCCGCCGAACGCACCCGCGGGACTGCTGACCCGCGTCCGCATCGACAAGGTGGGCGGCGTCGGGCCGTGGGTGTCGTGA